The sequence below is a genomic window from Polaribacter vadi.
TTATTGATTGCGTTTACCAAATCATTAACATTCCCAATATGAGAAGATTGTAAAATGGCAAATTCATTATCAACAAAACTATAATAAGCACTAAAGCCTTTTTCGTAACCATTGTAACCAATTCGAAAAGAAGTATTTATGCTTTTTAAACCACTGTTGGTCAAATAATAATCAGGAGTTTTAAAATCGCCAAACTGTTTGTAGTTGGCTTGTAATTTTGCATACAAACCAGATTTGTAGGTTTTTACGATTTCCGAATTTATATTTCCACCAAAACCATTAGAGTTAAAAGAAGAAATTGTGCTTCCAAAAAGTGAATCTTTAACAGCATACTTTTTTAGTTCAATTAAAATTAAACCACCAATGGCATCACTTCCATATTTTAAAGTATTTGCACCTTTTACAACAGTAATTTTTTCACTAGCATTAATGTCGATATTTGGTGCATGTTCATCTCCCCATTCTTGGTCAAACATTCTTACATTATTATTAATCAATAATAATCTGCTACTGTGCAAACCATGAATCATTGGTTTTACAATAGAATTACCAGTGTTTAAAGAAGATACACCACTTAAAGTACTCAAAGCATCTCCTAAAGACTTGTCAGTGAAATTGTCTATTGCAGCTTTTTTCAAAGATTGCTCAACACTTGTAATTTTAGTTTTAGTGTTGGTTTTAACAATAACTTCATTCAATTCATTTAAATGATGTTCTAAAGTAATATCTTTAAAAGTGTCTTCAGTAATACTGATGCTAATCCTTTTCGTATCGCAAGCAACATGTTTTATAATGATGGTGTATTTTCCTGCACAAATATTGTTGAATTCAAACAAGCCATCAAAATCTGTGGTAGCATATTTGTTTGAATTTTCAATTTGTAAGGAAGCACCAATAATTATAGAACTATCGTGAAAATCAGTAACTTTTCCTTTAAAAGAAAGATTGCATTTCTGTGCTGATGTAGTTGTATATAAACAACATACAAAAACACAATAATAAAATAGTTTCATTATTTTTTGTTTTCAATAATTAAATTAATAGACCTAATTTAAATACTTTGAGGTGGCCCTCTTAATGAAAACGATAATTGAGTATGATTTTTTAAATAATTATAAGCAATACTATTATTTTTAGTGATAATAGTATTTATTAAAATTTCGAAGTTATTTTCCGCTAAAAAAGAGGTGCTTTGTTTCAATAAATGAAGCTCACAATCTACATCTTTTTCGTGAATATGTTTTACAGTTTTAGAATTACATACAGCATGTTCATGATTCATTAAATCATGTAAAGAGTTGATTGCTAATGGTAATAAAAAGATTAGCAACAATAAAAAGCCTATATGTTTTTTAACTGTTTTGATGTTATTCTTTCTTTTTTCTTAATTTTAAATTTAGCATTTCCACACCTAATGAAAAAGCGATCGCAAAGTACAAATATCCTTTTGGAATTGCGCCTACAGTTTTGTTAAAAAATTCAGTATGCGATAAATGTGCACCTTCTGTAATTAGCATAAAACCAATCAAAATTAAAAATGATAAAGCCAACATTTGTATGGTTGGGTTTCTATTCACAAATTTGTTAATTGGTTGACTAAAAATCATCATAATAATGATAGAAATGATCACAGCAATTACCATAATTGTTAAAGCACCATCAACACCATTTGTCATACCAACAGCTGTTAAAATACTATCAAAAGAGAAAACAATATCAATTAAAATAATTTGAATGATAACGTTTTTAAAAGAGATTATTTTTGGAGTTTTAATCACTTTATCTTCATTTGTATCTTCCATTTTTTCTCGAATTTCGCTAGTACTTTTATATAAAAGAAAAATTCCACCTAAAAATAATATAATGCTTTGCCCAGTTAAACCCGTTTTAAACCAACCTAAATCAACCGAAAAAAATGGATCTTTTAAGGCGATTAAATAAGAAACACTAAATAAAAGTGCAATTCTTGTAACCATTGCCAAAGCCAACCCTAATATTGTAGCTTTTTTAACTTGATTTTCTGGTAACTTATTTGCAGAAATTGATATGAAAATAATATTATCAATCCCTAAAACAATTTCTAAAAAAGTTAAGGTGATTAATGAAACCCAAGTTTCTGCTTGTAAAAAAATTTCCATATTATTTTACTTTATAAATTGTTCCTTTTTTTGAAAATTTAGAAAAACCGATTTTTACTGTAAAATCGTAAGAGTCTTCTCTAATTTTATTTATTTGAATATACATTCGGTCTTTTTGTAAATCGTTTTTAGGATTGATATACTTTAATGTATAGAAAAAATTATTTTTCCATTCAATTGAAAGCGTATCAATATGATCACCATATTTACTAATCTGAATACTATCTTTTCTAATGATGGTTTCTTTTACAAAATCTTTACCAGCAGGAATTTCAAAAACACCTATTTTAAACTTATCTGAATTGTCTTCAACTCCTGAATTACAAGCTGTAAAACCAAAAAATAGCATAAAGATGATCGACAAAAAACTGATTGCACTTTTAATATTTCGACTCATTAGATATAGTTATTTTTTTGAAAATTTAAATCTATTTTTAAACTCAGTTAAAATATCGGTTTCATTTACTTCAGATATTTCCTTGTCTTTTAAAACATAACTTAGTGTAGAAATATAGGCTTCACCAAAAGCAATTGTTAAAGCAGAAGCTGTAGATGCAGCAATTGCACCACCAGCAATACTACCAACTCCTGGAAATAATTTTAGTAAATTCGATACAATTGTTCTTCCTAAAAGTGTAGCTCCACCAGCTGTAATTGTAGACGAAACTAAGGTCGATAAAAATGCTTTTTTCAATTCGAAACCAAAAACAGCTGTAATACTTGCTAACATTCCTACTTGAATTGGTATTAATGCAATAGCATCAGAAAAGGGAATAGGAGCAGCCCCAGTTCCAGCAGCAGTGGTTGCAGCAGCTACAACAATGGCATGGCTTTTATTTTTTTTTTGCTTTAAACTAACTTTTTGAGCAGCAACAAAAGCGTGTTTTTGAGCTTCAGGCACAATTTCCATGGCTAAATCTACCAAATCTTCCAAACCAGAAGCTTGAATTACATGTCCATCATCTAAAACTTCCGAAATTGAATTTACACGAACTGCATTTTTAAGATTTGGTAAAAGCTCTAAAACCTTTACTCTAAAACCTTGATCTGAAACTGCTTTTGTAATCACACCAATTACAGGCATGTATTTAGAAAGTAATCTACAAAGCTCAATTTCTGCATCTTCCACACGTCTGGAACCTTCATCAATACAAATCCAAGCCATATGAATATGTTTCATTGGATTCGAATCGTTATTCCTGTTTTTTACAAACGTTTCTAATTCTTCAAAAGTTTCCCTGTATTTTTCTAACTCTAAACCTCTTGTGTCAAATAAAGTTAACGGAATTCCGTCTTTTTTAATTTCACGCGTTTTTTGAGTTACAGGTTTTCCTTGGCCAGTTGTTGCAAAATCTCCTTGAAAAACAGCATTTATTAAAGTCGATTTTCCAACGCCAGTTTTCCCAGCAATTAGCACATTAACTTCGCCTCTGTCTTTAATAGCTTTGTTAATTGCGTCTTCAATAATTTTCCCAAGGTCTTTTGCCATGTGCTTTTTATAGATTTAAATTCCTGTATAATTACTTGGTGTAATTGCTTTTAATTCTTCTTTTATTTCTGATGAAACTTCTAAAGTATCAATAAAATCTGCAATTGATTTTTGGTTGATTTTAGCATTCGTTCTCGTTAATCCTTTTAATGCTTCATAAGGATTTGGATACGCTTCTCTTCTTAAAATTGTTTGAATTGCTTCTGCAACAACAGCCCAATTATTTTCTAAATCGTCCTCAAATTTTTGTTTATTCAACAATAACTTATTCAATCCTTTTAAGGTTGATGTGAAACCAATAATGGTGTGTCCAAAAGGAACTCCAACATTTCTTAAAACTGTACTATCTGTTAAATCACGTTGTAATCTAGAGATTGGTAATTTTGCTGATAAATGCTCAAAAATGGCATTTGCAATTCCTAAATTTCCTTCCGAATTTTCAAAATCAATCGGATTTACTTTATGTGGCATTGCAGA
It includes:
- a CDS encoding YcjF family protein, yielding MAKDLGKIIEDAINKAIKDRGEVNVLIAGKTGVGKSTLINAVFQGDFATTGQGKPVTQKTREIKKDGIPLTLFDTRGLELEKYRETFEELETFVKNRNNDSNPMKHIHMAWICIDEGSRRVEDAEIELCRLLSKYMPVIGVITKAVSDQGFRVKVLELLPNLKNAVRVNSISEVLDDGHVIQASGLEDLVDLAMEIVPEAQKHAFVAAQKVSLKQKKNKSHAIVVAAATTAAGTGAAPIPFSDAIALIPIQVGMLASITAVFGFELKKAFLSTLVSSTITAGGATLLGRTIVSNLLKLFPGVGSIAGGAIAASTASALTIAFGEAYISTLSYVLKDKEISEVNETDILTEFKNRFKFSKK
- a CDS encoding TerC family protein; this translates as MEIFLQAETWVSLITLTFLEIVLGIDNIIFISISANKLPENQVKKATILGLALAMVTRIALLFSVSYLIALKDPFFSVDLGWFKTGLTGQSIILFLGGIFLLYKSTSEIREKMEDTNEDKVIKTPKIISFKNVIIQIILIDIVFSFDSILTAVGMTNGVDGALTIMVIAVIISIIIMMIFSQPINKFVNRNPTIQMLALSFLILIGFMLITEGAHLSHTEFFNKTVGAIPKGYLYFAIAFSLGVEMLNLKLRKKKE